Within Nematostella vectensis chromosome 1, jaNemVect1.1, whole genome shotgun sequence, the genomic segment ATTTGAACGGTTACCCCTGAGGCGTATCAAATAGCGTAACTACAACAAGGGACTCTACCTTAACAACAACCATCTCATGGACTAGAGACAGCTGTGGCAGAATCTTAAAGCCGAGGAAGACAAACATTCAGAACAGGAAACAAACTGAGAGCAAGGTTGCCGTGGTTTCTAGAATTTTATGAACCTCGCGTAGCGAGTACAACGGGGCGCTTTGCGAAACCCAATCGCTTGACCGGATttgatatataaaaaaagatccTAACGAAGGTCACCGACTTAAATCATGAGTTCCGAAGTGATAAAAGCAGACCAGCATGATACATCAAAGGCCGAAAGAGCGGCTAAAACATTGAAGAAGAGAGGTGAACCAACTCCTGTAAAAGGGTTGACTACCCGGCCAGCTAGCTCCGTCTCTATCGCCCAGTCAATGGTGACACCTCACTCCAGAAAGGGGATGGAACCAGTGATGGAAAATACCTATCAAACAACTCCCACAAAGAAGTTCCCTGAAGGAAACATTCGGAATATAATGAAGGAGGTATTAATCGAGAATTTGGCTGACGTAAATTATGACCCTAATACTTGTCGACAATTGACCAAGACGATATCCGAGACCTTAAAGAACCGGGTGAAAGAGTTAAGTGTGCAGAGGTACAAGATTATCTGCTTGGTTCATATTGGACAGCTCGGCAAACAAGCTATGAGAATCGGGAGCCGATGTTTGTGGGACGCCAACTTTGATACTTACACCACGTACGAGTTCAAGAATGGTTCGTTGTTTGGCGTTGCTACGGTTTATGGTGTATACTTTGAGTAAGAAAATGAGGCCTCAACTGAGAACCATTAGAACTTTTTATTTCAAGAAGGTAGAAAAGTACTTAATTTGAAAGAGAGAGTTTAATCAACAGATTGATTTAAGGTTATATATTATCAATCGTTAAACAAAGCCACGCTTCGTAGTCAATAACAACAGGGCGCCAAAGTGCGCCGTTTTGTTTTCGGTTATGTAGAAATTATTTTGCTGTTTgtgtaaaaaatatgtttaattttatttagATATAGAGACGTTCGGGTCTACATCTTAGAACATCCATCATTACGGACAGAGAGTGCTGAGTCAAAAATAGGAAACAAAAGTTGTGTCTTGGTTTTTCCTGTCACGTGACTAAACCATATGGTTAGGTCAAAATGGATTTATAATTGCTTTAGCTTTTGTGcgatatttattttaaatgcGAAGGGATTTCATCTCGTGATAACCAACAGAGATAATTTTTGaggtttttatttataaaaatctTGTAGCTTGACCACAAGACTAACAAAGTGAGAATTGCATCTGATGACATTTTCAACTCATCTCGCTGCAAGATCTCTTTACTCTGATAATGGCAATGGGGGTTGAAGCGGTTTTGATGTACGTGAtgtaatcatcatcaacagaggctaagacaaaaaaaacctttaactTGATCAGTTCAAGAATTTCCATTGACCAACCTTCAAAGTGATCATGTTTTAGTCTAGTTATATGATCAACTGATCTCTCGCTTCAAGTTTTCTTTACTAGATAGCAGTAGGGAATTTTTTATTGTAGGTATTACAATAAAAAGGTTTGTGGGTATACTATTGAATGCGTTGAAGAAATTTTCGGTGTACGTGATGTAGCCGATGTAGTAATATTCCGCGTCAGACACCCCAAGGCAAACCACACACCAGTGGTTTGACCTGCTTAGTCAGTgataatataattattataattatcaagCGTCTAGAGTGAGCCGGCTCTCCTGTGTGTTTTCGTTGTTCAGGATCGCCGTGGCGCAAGAAATCAataatggggggagggggaaaggCTTTTTTGGTCGCCACAGGAGTCCAGACACCCCCAAAAAAGGAATTTCCGAATTAACCCATTGAAGAGCCGGTTAGCAGGCTTCAAGCGTCACATGCTGTGCTTATAAGGTTTGTGAGAGACCCTTTAGAAGTAATCTTACTTCTGAAAGAGACAAGGGACGCCGCAAACGGTTTTCGGCAAAACAAGCACTCTGAAAACAAATTACGACCAAATTctgttatatttattatatttactcgagtaagtacgcagctgctttgtctcctattatctttgttctacaaaggagttcttttgtctctattcttctcgttctttgtgtggaggtgcggatattgttcatttgcccaatcaaattgcagcttgtaagagctgcgtactgacccattTACTCTAGCTGACttccctacccctcccccaccctttcctaCGCAAGTTACAGGGCTCAAGAGTGACACATAAAAAATTTTGTCAATGATAACTGTACAATGGATGTGCTAGGCCCTAGCCTAGTAAATAGCCTCGAGGTATTGTGCTATGGGGGACCGCAACTGGATTCTCTCCCCAACTGAgtgggtgaggggggggggggggggggggtgggtccGAAAAGGCCCAAAATACTAAGGATCAAAAATGGCCATTCTTCTGGTCGTGATGAGTAAGGAGGCATGGTGGAGCACCCGGTGATTCTCAGAGCCAACTTGTCGTGACCCTAATGATACCCACAACTATCCAATGGCGGGTCGGTCAGGGTTACCCACCCCTTTCTTAATCCAATAACATAGTTATATATTGGTGCTTCCCCTCCGGTTGATGTAATAAGAATGAAGGATAAAATAATGGGTAGAAAAagaattattgaaaaaaaagaataaatggATGTATGAATAAAAGAGAATTGATGCTTTTTCTTATTGCCTCCTTACttcttgaaaacaaaaatatttactgTGTTTTGGCTCTAGCACAGGGTCGGATCTAGAGGTACAAAAAGTGAGGGCCGGAGCAAGGGTTTCTAGAAAGTGTTGCAGGATTCACTGTTCTTAcgtggatttccttatatttcttgtttcctgtcgaatccgttgtatcgcgacccgcgttttcaaaacacgatttgttttggtcttCTGTTTCGTCAGTAAAATCATTCTGAGCCAaccagagtctcgctttgtggtgcacttccctggctatcctctggacaaaaaccagacagtgtcgcgacagaaagccaggcaactgcactaggcgaaaGATGGCAaaaatctgattggcttagaataatttgactggcgggacaaaaaatcccaaaagacaaaaacaaatcgatgtttcgaaagtgcggcgtcgcgatacaacggattcgacagtaagccaaatatctgaaaatagagGTGCCTGGGCCCGCCCCTAAACCCGCCTCTGTAGCAAGCCTAGATGCCCCCTTGTTGGGCAGAATCCCAATCGATCAGTAGGTGGATGTCAGGCCTGCCTTTAGGCcaggcgcccgtttctcgGAAAACTCGAGAACTTCGAGAAACAAGAAATTCATCACCCGCGTGCTTTTCGGGCAACTTTACGGGCCGAGAGGTTTTTGGGAGTTTCAATAAACCTCATGCATCTCCACAAGATCCGCGGTCCGTAATCCAGCGAAGCGATCCATATTTTATTAGCACCTGAACTGAAGGCACGGCTGCTCAGCTTTTACCTCTAAGCAACAAAGATGGCGTCCATGTTTGTTATAAATGTGATTCTGTTAATGATCGCATAATTCCTCAAGTAGGGCCGCAAAACGAGACTAAGGAGTTTGATTAAGTTAACTACCTGACAAAATGTCATGATTTTGTAACGTTATTTGTTTTAATTCGTGGTATGTCTTCGTCTAACTCTTCCCATCCTATGGACTGGACATTTAGCGAGTTTGAAATCCAGCCTTCACTCTGGAAACTTATTGAAGAGTTTGTAGCAAAAAGCGAAAGACCTGAAATCAAGGAAGTTTTGGGGGAAGACCTGGTTGAAGAGACTGTAGAGCTCCATAATGAGGTAAATGAAACCCTGCTGGTCATAATATCAAGCTTGTCAAATAGTCCTTTGTTTTGgttaaattgattttttttttttgaagggTTTTGCCTTTGTCATAGGCATTTGTGTGTTATTAAGTGCTATAAGTTTCACTCTAAATATGATGAAGAGATCTCTTATCGATCTTTCTTTTAAGGCAACATCATTATTAGAAATTTGGAGAGAATACCATGAAGAGACAGACAGGGAAGAAAGAGGTCAGTTATCACGAAATTGGAAACGAGCGCAAGAAAGAGAGGGCATCGAATCTATTGGACAATGTCAATGTTTAGTCTTTTAGCACAAAAATAATTGGTTGCTTATCATCACTTTCAGCAGCTGAGGTTTTTAATTGCAATTTCACAGAAGTACACTGTAGCAACACAATAATGCATGGCTACCCCTCAATAGGACATTCCAGCTATAAATTTGTGTGGGcattaccatagaaacctacctgaACTACCACAATGCAGCAAATGCTTTTTTAAGCTTGCACCAAATGAAGCATGCACTGCATGGCAGTAGCTGAGGTAGGTTCCCATGGTGAGTGTGtgcgcatgcttatagctggaatggcctgtTGGCTAGACATCTAGAATACTAGCTAAATATACCACCAAGTGCAGCAGTCTCAACTCAGTCTCGACTACTACTTTACTTACCCTACCCTCATTGTTGGATGTGCTCGTTTTTAGAGGTTGCATTGAACAGACACTTGAGTAGACTACCAGAACCTCCTCTTATCAGGGAGAACCTGAAAAAAGAGATCATGATGTTTGTTGGGATGCTGCAACAACGAGCAGAAGAGGAGGGGAggtacatttatttattttttataattatcatATGAACATTGGATTTTCTTCAGATGATACCTCTTTTTGAAATACATACAGCACAGCCAGAAgcattgtcattttttttttcttctatgaGAGACACATCTACAGTGAAGCTTGTATTTTTATGATTTGCCAGGTTAAGCATATctcttcaagaaaaaaaaaaagacttctGCAAAGGCTCAAAGCAAAACAATAAATAGATTTTACAAAATTTGATACAAAGAGTTGATTGCAAGTGTCAAAAAAAATttacaacacaaacaaatttGGTTGTAAATACATGTATATACTATTGGACATAACGCATTTcagtgttattattattattattattattattattattattattattattattattattattattattattattattattattattgttgttgttgttgttgttgttgttgttgttgttgttgttgttgttgttgttgttgttgttataattaagaaataattaattagCTTTGTCACTGTCTTTTGCAGGCAGTCATCTTCTGTGCTCTCAAAGAAGGATAATGAAATTGTGGATTATGTTATGGAAAGGCCAGGTAGATgttattctattttttctcAGATACAATATTAACAGTATTTATTCTAAATCTCTTCCTTTAAATAACTCATAGTTAACCTCAAATATTCCAAGTTTTATTGTGTCATCTCTTACTTACTCTATCAATACTTTTCTTTATAAGAGGCTACTGTAAAAAGGTGCCGCAGTGCATCCAGTCGACCATCAACAGCAGCCAGCTCGCAAGACGGCCGTCAGACACCCATGAGAGCCACACCTAGTAGTGAAGGAAGCAGGTAAGT encodes:
- the LOC5517411 gene encoding dynein light chain Tctex-type 5-B; translated protein: MSSEVIKADQHDTSKAERAAKTLKKRGEPTPVKGLTTRPASSVSIAQSMVTPHSRKGMEPVMENTYQTTPTKKFPEGNIRNIMKEVLIENLADVNYDPNTCRQLTKTISETLKNRVKELSVQRYKIICLVHIGQLGKQAMRIGSRCLWDANFDTYTTYEFKNGSLFGVATVYGVYFE